In Terriglobales bacterium, the DNA window TTGGCGAAGCGCTTCAGGTCGGCGAACAACGGCCGGTACTTGGGCTTGGTCCAGGGCTCGATGGCGCCCTCGCTCAGGCTCTTCTGCGGGTCGGGGACGACCAGGTCCATGTCGAAGTCGATGGTGTTGCCGAAGCCCTGGCAGCGGGGGCAGGCGCCGTAGGGATTGTTGAAGGAGAACAGCCGCGGCTCCGGCTCCTCGTAGCGGATGCGGCAGCGTTTGCACTCGAAGCGCTGGGCGAAGCGTAGTTGTTGCGGCGCTTCCTCACCGCGGGGAGCGGTCTCGAGGACGACTTCGCCGGACTCGCGGTAAGCGATCTCGACCGCGTCCACCAGCCGGGCGCGGATCTCAGGTGCGACCGCCAGGCGGTCTACCAGCAGGAAGACCGGCTCCGCGAAGTCGACGTCGAGCAAGGACTCCGGCGTCGAGAACTCGAAGACCTGCCCCCTCTGGTAGAGCCGGTTGAAGCCGGCCTTGCGCAGCTCGAAGAGGCGGGACTTGAGCAGATCGGAGGTGGCCGCGGCTTGCCCCCCGGTTTCGACCCGGGGCTTTTTCCGTGCCTTGGGCTTGGCCTCAGCCGCCGGGATCGCGGCCGGTGCCCGCAGCGGGAACAGGACATGGAGCCGCGTCCCTTCCTCCATCGCCAGGACGGCGGCGGCCACCTCGTCCACCGTGTCCTTCTTGACCTCGCCGCCGCACTTCAGGCAGAAGGTCTGGCTGATGCGCGCGAACAACAAGCGCAGGTAATCGTAGATCTCGGTGGCGGTGGCCACGGTGGAGCGCGGGTTGCGGGTGGTGTTCTTCTGCCGGATGGCCACCGCGGGGGCGATACCCTCGATCACGTCCACGTCCGGCTTCTCGATGCGCTCCAGGAACTGGCGGGCGTAGGCGGAGAGCGATTCCACGTAGCGCCGCTGCCCCTCGGCGTAGATGGTGTCGAAGGCCAGGGAAGACTTGCCCGAGCCCGAGACCCCGGTCACCACCGTCAAGGTGTTGAGGGGGATGTCGAAGTCGATGTTCTTCAGGTTGTGGACGCGGGCGCCCCGCACCACGATGGCTTCGTGTTCCTGCGCCATTGCTGCGGGGCCTTCGCCGCCCCTACGGCTCTTCAGGGCGACACCTTCCTCAGACCGGTTCGGCATGGGTGGTGGAATTCCTGATTATAACTCTCGGCACGCATCGCCGGCGGTGTGCTTCCGGCTCGCCAGAAATGAAAAAGCCCGGGCACGCGCGCCCGGGCTCCATTCCCCTTGCAATCGATCAGAGCTCTTCGTCTTCGGGCAGGTAGCTTGCTTCGTCGTCGCGCTCGTGGCTGTCCTTCAGGTAGACGGTGATCCCGGCGAAGCCCGCGATCAGCCCCAGGGTGGGGATCATCAGCACGATGACGGCGTGGCTCAAGGCGAGCTGTCCCTTCTGGTTGGCGCCTTCGGCCGAGGTGGCGCACATGGAGCATCCCTGCCCGAAGGCGGGGAGGGCGAGCGCGAACAGCAGAAGCAGGGTGGCGAGTCGTAGTTTCATGGCTACTTCACTCCCAGGTGGATGATGCGCACGGCATCGGCGAAGAACATGGACATCAGGCACAGGCAGATGACCAGCACCGGCATCAGCACCCGGCGCATGCGCTGGCTCTCGTACTTCATGTGCATGAAGAAGAGGATGATGAGCGCCGCCTTGATGACCGAGAGCGCCATCAGGATCAGCAGCATCTTCACCGGCTCCATGTTCTGGTAGGCCAGGAAGACCTCGATCCCGGTGAAGACCAGCAGCGCCGCCCACACGTAGAAGAAGACCCCCAGCTTGTGCTCGTGCTGGGGAAGCGCCCCGTGGTTCGCAACCTGCGTGTCATGCGACATCCGCTTCTCTCTCCTACTGGATCCTGGTGGACATGAGGTACACCAGGGGGAAGATGAACATCCACACCAGGTCGACGAAGTGCCAGTACAGCCCGCTGACCTCGACGTCCACCGCGTCGTACGCCTTGGGTTTCAGGAACAGGATGACGGCCGCGATCACCGCCGCCAGCAGCAGCACGAAGGAACCGTAGAAGAAGACCAGGTTGTGAGTGGACCAGGTCACGCCGGCGGCGATCCCCCACAGCACCACCAGGATGGGCAGCCACTTCTTGCGCAGCGCGATCACTCCCAGGTAAACCACCCCCAGGGTGACGTGCAGCATGTGCATGCCGGTGAGGGTGAAGAAGGTGCCGGCGAACTGCGGCACCGTCTGGCGCACCTGCGCCAGTTCGCCCCCGCTCTCCGCGCCCGCTGGCACCGGGAAGATGGGCAAGCGCATGCCTTCGTGCATCAGCCCGGTCCACTCCCAGGCGTGCAGGATGACGAAGCCGGCGCCCAGCGCCATGGTGGCCAGCAGCCAGCCGCGCGCCGCGCTCATCTTGCCGTGCGAGGCCGCCGCCACCCCCAGCACCATGGTCAGCGAACTGGAAAGCAGGAAGGCGGTCATGATGGTGGCGCGCACGATGCTGGCCCCATGGAAGGGCATGGGCCAGCCCGGCGTCGAGATCCGTCCGTAACTGTAGGCGAACAGCAGCGCCCCGAAGGTCAGGGAGTCGGACATGAGGAAG includes these proteins:
- a CDS encoding cytochrome C oxidase subunit IV family protein; this translates as MSHDTQVANHGALPQHEHKLGVFFYVWAALLVFTGIEVFLAYQNMEPVKMLLILMALSVIKAALIILFFMHMKYESQRMRRVLMPVLVICLCLMSMFFADAVRIIHLGVK